From the Fulvia fulva chromosome 2, complete sequence genome, one window contains:
- a CDS encoding Mitochondrial distribution and morphology protein 10, with protein MLDFMDYVQHAFHQTSRWNVDNSYASLTTTSNNLLDFRIPRGIRLHVSSLSAPNFATSYVLGTQGVVDGSLSFLYTSLPIQVASRSSDIYLTSLARGYRHLRELRKPEQKEQRQIVDKGEHVQRNKDALLYGRLYLPSSTLEALYLRRLSPARLLSLRCVSDATLPSGGTILATLQNDFGKYSTEYLYSTDSALVGFRGLYNFGYDPRYPDQQPSSRPPAHPWDHQSGRLSAGAEAYFSPLNKSGGISTGLRFTTLSTHTGFPYTMALTVNPLMGNLSSTYAVKAGPNVALCSRFDFNVYSYESDVVVGLELWQRQQSPVKVAWAADRLRHGWPRSGANVNGVLKARMDNHGKVGLLWECRAKELLLSLGAGFDLKQRERMVGSVGVEVSYSS; from the coding sequence ATGCTGGACTTCATGGACTATGTCCAGCATGCCTTTCACCAAACTTCGCGCTGGAACGTCGACAACAGCTATGCCTCCCTAACGACCACCTCGAACAACTTACTCGACTTTCGCATACCACGAGGCATAAGACTGCACGTATCCTCCTTATCAGCTCCCAACTTCGCAACAAGCTATGTCCTGGGCACCCAAGGTGTCGTCGACGGATCACTCAGCTTCCTGTACACAAGTCTCCCGATCCAAGTCGCGAGTCGGAGCAGCGATATATACCTCACAAGCCTAGCTCGAGGATACAGACATCTCCGAGAGCTGCGGAAACCGGAGCAGAAGGAGCAGAGACAGATCGTGGATAAGGGCGAACACGTCCAGCGCAACAAGGATGCATTGCTGTACGGCAGGCTGTATCTGCCGTCGAGCACGCTGGAAGCATTATATCTCCGACGACTATCCCCAGCACGACTGCTGAGCTTACGGTGCGTCTCTGATGCCACCTTGCCCAGTGGAGGCACGATCCTGGCAACACTGCAGAACGACTTTGGCAAGTACAGTACAGAGTACCTCTACTCCACAGACTCTGCTCTCGTCGGCTTTCGCGGTCTGTACAACTTCGGCTACGACCCACGATATCCCGATCAACAGCCATCCTCACGCCCGCCAGCTCATCCTTGGGATCATCAAAGCGGACGGCTCAGTGCCGGCGCAGAGGCATACTTCAGCCCGCTCAACAAGAGCGGTGGTATCAGCACTGGTTTGAGGTTCACAACTTTATCCACCCATACTGGCTTCCCATACACCATGGCACTGACTGTCAATCCGCTCATGGGAAATCTGAGCTCCACCTACGCAGTCAAAGCAGGTCCCAATGTAGCACTCTGCTCCCGCTTCGACTTCAACGTGTACAGCTACGAAAGTGACGTGGTGGTGGGGCTCGAGCTCTGGCAACGACAGCAGAGTCCCGTAAAGGTGGCATGGGCAGCGGACCGGCTCCGGCATGGATGGCCGAGAAGCGGCGCAAATGTCAATGGCGTGTTGAAAGCGCGCATGGACAATCATGGAAAGGTCGGGCTACTGTGGGAGTGCAGGGCGAAGGAGCTGCTGTTGAGTCTAGGTGCAGGCTTTGATTTGAAACAGAGGGAGAGGATGGTTGGGAGTGTGGGAGTTGAGGTTAGCTATTCGAGTTAG
- a CDS encoding Triosephosphate isomerase produces the protein MARQFFVGGNFKMNGDITTIKEIVSHLNSAKVDPNTEVVISPPALYLLLTREHLRSGIEVAAQNVFDKPNGAFTGEISVSQLKGSNITWTLIGHSERRVILQESDAFIASKTKTAIDGGLGVILCVGETLEQREGNKTKEVVLSQLSAVAKEVKDWSKVVVAYEPVWAIGTGKVATTEQAQEVHKDIREWIAKDLGKEAAEKTRIIYGGSVSEKNCKQLAKEADIDGFLVGGASLKPAFVDIINAKQ, from the exons ATGGCACGCCAATTCTTCGTGGGCGGTAACTTCAAGAT GAACGGCGACATCACAACCATCAAAGAAATCGTCTCCCACCTCAACTCCGCCAAAGTCGACCCAAACACCGAAGTCGTCATCTCCCCACCCGCCCTCTACCTGCTCCTAACCCGCGAGCACCTCCGCTCGGGCATCGAAGTCGCCGCCCAAAACGTCTTCGACAAGCCCAACGGCGCCTTCACCGGTGAGATTTCCGTCTCGCAGCTCAAGGGCTCCAACATCACCTGGACGCTCATCGGGCACTCGGAGCGTCGCGTCATCTTGCAAGAGAGCGACGCTTTCATCGCTTCTAAGACGAAGACAGCGATTGATGGCGGATTGGGTGTCATTCTCTGTGTTGGTGAGACGTTGGAGCAGAGGGAGGGGAACAAGACGAAGGAGGTTGTGCTCTCGCAGCTCAGCGCTGTGGCCAAGGAGGTGAAGGATTGGAGTAAGGTCGTCGTGGCGTATGAGCCTGTGTGGGCGATCGGAACCGGCAAGGTCGCGACGACTGAGCAGGCGCAGGAGGTGCACAAGGACATCCGGGAGTGGATTGCGAAGGATCTGGGTAAGGAGGCAGCGGAGAAGACGAGGATTATCTATGGTGGAAGTGTCAGTGAGAAGAACTGCAAGCAGCTGGCGAAGGAAGCTGATATTGATGGGTTCCTTGTTGGTGGTGCTAGCTTGAAGCCGGCGTTTGTGGATATTATCAATGCGAAGCAGTGA
- a CDS encoding rRNA 2'-O-methyltransferase fibrillarin, whose product MAFTPGGGRGGRGGGDRGGRGGFSRGGRGGGDRGGRGGGRGGFGGGDRGRGGGGRGRGAPRGRGAPRGGRGGGPGAKGGQKVIIEPHRHAGVFVARGKEDLLVTKNLTPGEAVYGEKRISIDTPATTTGDATNGDAPLTTKTEYRVWNPFRSKLAAGILGGMDNIYMGPGKKVLYLGAASGTSVSHVADIVGPTGTVYAVEFSHRSGRDLINMATHRTNVIPIVEDARHPLKYRMLVGMVDCIFADVAQPDQARIVGINAHQFLKVGGGVVVSIKANCIDSTAAPEAVFAREVVKLREERIKPKEQLTLEPFERDHAMVAGIYQRAQ is encoded by the exons ATGGCATTCACACCTGGAGGCGGACGCGGTGGACGTGGCGGAGGCGATCGCGGTGGAAGAGGAGGCTTTTCTCGAGGCGGCCGTGGAGGAGGAGACCGTGGAGGCCGGGGTGGAGGCAGAG GTGGATTTGGCGGCGGCGACAGAGGACGTGGAGGAGGAGGTCGTGGACGAGGTGCACCTAGAGGCAGAGGAGCTCCTCGTGGCGGCAGAGGCGGTGGTCCAGGCGCAAAG GGCGGCCAAAAGGTCATCATCGAGCCACACAGACACGCCGGCGTCTTCGTCGCACGCGGCAAGGAAGACTTGCTCGTCACCAAGAACCTGACACCCGGCGAGGCCGTCTACGGCGAAAAGCGCATCTCCATCGACACACCCGCAACGACCACCGGCGATGCGACCAACGGCGACGCACCCCTCACCACCAAGACCGAGTACCGTGTATGGAACCCCTTCCGATCAAAGTTGGCAGCAGGTATTCTGGGTGGTATGGACAACATCTACATGGGCCCAGGCAAGAAAGTTCTCTACCTCGGTGCCGCATCAGGAACATCCGTCTCGCACGTTGCAGACATCGTCGGCCCAACCGGAACTGTCTACGCCGTCGAGTTCTCGCACCGTTCAGGCCGTGATCTGATCAACATGGCTACGCACCGCACCAACGTCATCCCCATCGTCGAGGACGCCCGTCACCCGCTCAAGTACCGCATGCTTGTCGGTATGGTTGACTGCATATTCGCCGACGTTGCCCAGCCCGATCAGGCCCGTATCGTCGGGATCAACGCTCACCAGTTCCTGAAGGTCGGCGGTGGAGTCGTAGTCTCCATCAAGGCCAACTGTATCGATTCTACTGCCGCACCTGAAGCTGTCTTTGCACGAGAAGTTGTCAAGCTCAGAGAGGAGCGCATCAAGCCAAAGGAGCAGCTTACTCTCGAGCCTTTCGAGAGAGACCACGCTATGGTCGCTGGTATCTACCAACGAGCGCAGTAG
- a CDS encoding Malonamoyl-CoA synthetase vrtB: MADLNDIPKAELLWQHPSPKDSKLWEFLQTVNKKHNKNFQTYQDLYQWSIDNVSDSWGDIWDYVGIRASKPYEKVISDEQTMYPRPHWFPGARLNFAENLLFPTQAVDEYSLAVIAATETTRETVTWKELRERVRKAQGGMQALGIKTGDRVGGYVANHTNALVAMLAASSLGAIWTAVSPDTGVTAVLDRMVQIEPSILVTDNAVMYNGKTHPVLPKVKEIVESLPTLKAVVIFDTVSSMGSEVEGLSDQFKQKVYTYDRFTQSSGESTKLHFEQLDPDTPVYILCSSGTTGAPKCIVHGAIGTLIQHKKEHVLQSDIRPGDRLFYFTTCTWMMWHWLVSGLAAGATLILYDGSPFQYLSNGESVKDDLAMPRLIDELNITQFGTSAKYLSVLEQRNIFPKQQGLTLKTLRAIYSTGSPLAPSTFQYVYKAFGAINLGSITGGTDIISLFGAPCPLHPVYIGEIQVLGLGMACQAWDFEGKDVSKKGEPADLVCVKPFPCQPVMFWGKEGEAKYKASYFEEFPGVWHHGDFIRLNPETGGLIMLGRSDGVLKPSGVRFGSAELYNVLLKHFPDQVEDALAIGRRRERDDDETVVLFLKMKQGEKFSEELVQGIKGVVRKELSARHVPGMIDECPDIPVTTNGKKIEKSVKQILCGLNIKTSTSVANPESLEFYKKWAETH, from the coding sequence ATGGCTGACCTCAATGACATACCCAAAGCCGAACTTCTTTGGCAACACCCCTCACCCAAGGACTCGAAGCTGTGGGAATTCCTCCAGACTGTCAACAAGAAGCACAACAAGAACTTCCAGACGTACCAGGACCTCTACCAATGGAGTATAGACAATGTGTCCGACTCATGGGGCGATATCTGGGATTACGTGGGCATTCGGGCCTCGAAACCGTACGAGAAGGTTATCTCGGATGAGCAGACAATGTACCCGCGGCCACATTGGTTCCCAGGCGCGAGACTCAACTTTGCCGAGAACCTGCTGTTTCCAACCCAAGCGGTCGACGAGTACAGTCTTGCCGTGATCGCCGCGACCGAAACCACGAGGGAGACGGTGACATGGAAAGAGCTACGAGAACGAGTCCGCAAGGCGCAGGGTGGGATGCAAGCTTTGGGTATCAAGACTGGCGATCGCGTTGGTGGATATGTTGCAAACCATACCAATGCTCTTGTAGCTATGCTGGCTGCTTCATCGCTGGGAGCCATATGGACAGCTGTGAGCCCGGACACCGGCGTTACGGCTGTATTGGACCGCATGGTCCAGATCGAGCCAAGTATACTTGTGACTGATAACGCTGTCATGTACAATGGCAAGACGCATCCTGTGTTGCCCAAAGTCAAAGAGATAGTGGAAAGTCTGCCGACCCTCAAGGCTGTGGTCATCTTTGACACTGTCTCGTCAATGGGATCTGAAGTGGAAGGACTATCCGATCAGTTCAAGCAGAAGGTATACACATACGACAGGTTCACACAATCCTCGGGAGAGTCGACGAAGTTGCACTTCGAACAGCTCGATCCAGATACACCAGTCTACATCCTTTGTTCATCAGGCACGACTGGCGCACCCAAATGCATTGTCCACGGAGCTATCGGCACTCTCATCCAGCACAAGAAGGAACACGTTCTCCAGTCAGACATACGTCCCGGCGATCGTCTCTTCTACTTCACTACCTGCACGTGGATGATGTGGCATTGGCTCGTCTCCGGTCTTGCCGCAGGCGCAACACTGATCCTCTACGACGGCTCCCCGTTCcagtacctatcgaacggcgAATCAGTCAAAGATGATCTCGCCATGCCTAGACTCATCGACGAACTCAATATAACACAATTCGGCACCAGCGCAAAGTACCTTTCCGTGCTCGAGCAACGGAACATATTCCCGAAACAGCAGGGACTGACACTGAAGACACTGAGAGCAATCTACTCAACCGGCTCACCTCTCGCACCTTCGACCTTCCAGTACGTCTACAAAGCCTTCGGTGCCATCAATCTCGGCTCCATCACTGGCGGTACAGACATCATCTCCCTCTTCGGCGCACCATGCCCGCTACACCCTGTCTACATCGGCGAGATCCAAGTCCTTGGCCTCGGTATGGCATGCCAAGCCTGGGACTTCGAAGGCAAAGACGTCAGCAAGAAAGGAGAGCCAGCCGATTTAGTCTGCGTGAAGCCATTTCCTTGCCAGCCAGTCATGTTCTGGGGCAAAGAAGGTGAGGCGAAATACAAAGCATCCTACTTTGAGGAATTCCCCGGCGTGTGGCATCACGGCGACTTCATCCGCTTGAACCCAGAAACTGGAGGCCTCATTATGCTAGGCCGCTCAGACGGTGTGCTGAAACCTTCCGGTGTCCGTTTTGGATCCGCTGAGCTCTATAATGTTCTTTTGAAGCACTTTCCCGATCAAGTTGAAGACGCTCTGGCTATTGGTAGACGGCGAGAACGGGATGATGATGAGACGGTTGTGCTGTTCTTGAAGATGAAGCAGGGTGAGAAGTTCAGTGAGGAACTGGTACAGGGTATTAAGGGTGTTGTGAGGAAAGAGCTGAGTGCGAGACATGTCCCGGGGATGATTGATGAGTGCCCGGACATTCCGGTCACGACGAATGGGAAGAAGATTGAGAAGAGTGTCAAGCAGATTCTGTGTGGGTTGAATATTAAGACGAGCACGAGTGTGGCCAACCCGGAGAGTTTGGAGTTTTATAAGAAGTGGGCGGAGACTCATTGA
- a CDS encoding U1 small nuclear ribonucleoprotein, with the protein MTAQLPPNLLALFQPRPPLRYLPHHDFAPEERRTYAVDGIASFLPALKEKVEAEKDDVVTDSAMQAKENAKLEKQQKQKRLMEHDHKDLYKPAEDPNIRGDAFKTLFVGRLPYDAGTKDLERELGRFGPIERVRIVQDNGENSSKKGKSKGYAFVLFEKEKDMKTAYKDCEHLTIRGRRVLVDVERGRTVSGWRPRRFGGGLGGRHYTKSSMPKPSGYGPPPGPGGFSRGGGFRGGFDRGGFRGGRGGGGFRGDRGFGGRGGLGYQNGAPPDGAPAGPRGPGGGRGGGRGGYGGGGYDDRGGSRNANLEPLPPRGGGRYNDRDRDRDRDYNSGQKRPYEGGGYDDSRQRRRY; encoded by the exons ATGACCGCGCAACTCCCGCCAAATCTCCTTGCGCTCTTCCAGCCACGACCACCGCTCCGATACCTGCCTCACCACGACTTCGCTCCAGAAGAGCGCCGCACCTACGCCGTCGATGGCATCGCTTCCTTTTTGCCAGCGCTCAAGGAGAAGGTCGAGGCTGAGAAGGATGATGTGGTGACGGACTCGGCCATGCAGGCAAAGGAGAACGCCAAGCTGGAGAAACAACAGAAGCAGAAGAGACTGATGGAGCACGACCACAAAGATCTTTACAAGCCGGCCGAGGACCCCAATATTCGTGGTGATGCTTTCAAGACGCTTTTCGTGGGTAGGCTACCGTATGATGCTGGCACCAAGGATCTGGAAAGGGAACTCGGTCGCTTTGGTCCCATCGAGCGAGTCCGCATCGTGCAGGACAACGGTGAGAACTCATCTAAGAAGGGAAAATCCAAGGGTTATGCATTTGTTCTGTTCGAGAAAGAGAAGGACATGAAGA CTGCCTACAAAGACTGCGAGCATCTCACGATCAGAGGTCGCCGAGTGTTGGTCGATGTCGAACGAGGCCGTACCGTGTCTGGCTGGCGCCCACGACGGTTCGGCGGAGGTCTAGGTGGCAGACACTACACCAAGAGCTCGATGCCCAAGCCCTCTGGCTACGGTCCTCCTCCTGGTCCTGGCGGATTCAGTCGCGGCGGAGGCTTTAGGGGAGGCTTCGATCGCGGCGGTTTCCGTGGGGGCAGGGGAGGTGGTGGATTCCGAGGAGATCGCGGGTTTGGCGGACGCGGTGGCCTTGGCTATCAAAACGGCGCACCGCCCGACGGCGCCCCAGCAGGTCCTCGCGGGCCGGGCGGTGGTAGGGGCGGTGGTAGGGGAGGTTACGGCGGAGGAGGATACGATGATCGTGGTGGCTCTCGAAACGCCAATCTCGAACCATTGCCTCCACGGGGAGGTGGACGATACAACGACCGAGACCGAGACCGTGATCGCGACTACAACAGCGGCCAGAAGCGACCATACGAAGGAGGCGGCTACGACGACTCGCGACAAAGACGGCGATACTAG
- a CDS encoding Transcription factor tau subunit, protein MVLEVIYVVRHGYRSNWHVDPSTGHYNSNVPSPTGIVADPALASYGVKQAEELGKHLETVDPTVDLIYSSPFYRCIHTLKPFVSAKAEREGKDTIKVYVEPGVGEFYGLARFDHPSPAPIEELNRHFDHLQAVKPPSIVPSTKGESIPQLHDRVAYALQHIIARADADPAGPKTLLICTHAAAMIAIGRTLTGRMPEDEGEEDFKCFTCSFSKFVRRQQPITDGTNGAKANGTQLNSDWTPESPDQVPDIGWRNGNGVSGGWHCEINGDCSFLAGGEERGWNFDIEKAQAGKVTGSEF, encoded by the exons ATGGTCTTGGAGGTGATCTATGTGGTCAGACATGGC TACAGATCGAACTG GCACGTCGACCCGTCAACTGGCCACTACAACTCGAATGTGCCATCGCCCACCGGTATCGTCGCGGACCCAGCCCTTGCCAGCTACGGCGTGAAGCAAGCAGAAGAACTCGGCAAACACCTCGAGACCGTGGACCCAACAGTCGACCTGATCTACAGCTCACCCTTCTACCGCTGCATCCATACCCTCAAGCCCTTCGTCAGCGCCAAAGCTGAACGCGAAGGCAAAGACACCATCAAGGTCTACGTCGAACCAGGTGTAGGAGAGTTCTATGGTCTCGCGCGCTTCGATCATCCTTCACCCGCACCGATCGAGGAACTCAACCGCCACTTCGACCACCTGCAAGCCGTTAAGCCACCAAGTATTGTCCCGAGCACGAAGGGCGAGAGCATTCCTCAACTCCACGACCGCGTTGCATACGCTCTCCAGCACATCATCGCTCGCGCAGATGCCGACCCAGCCGGTCCCAAGACGCTGCTCATCTGCACCCATGCTGCTGCCATGATCGCCATCGGTCGTACTCTGACTGGACGTATGCCAGAGGATGAAGGCGAGGAGGACTTCAAGTGCTTCACCTGCAGCTTCAGCAAATTTGTGCGGCGGCAGCAGCCCATCACGGATGGCACCAACGGCGCAAAGGCGAACGGCACACAGCTCAACAGCGACTGGACACCTGAATCACCCGACCAGGTCCCTGACATTGGCTGGCGCAACGGGAATGGTGTCTCAGGGGGCTGGCACTGCGAGATCAATGGCGACTGCTCCTTCCTGGCTGGTGGTGAGGAGAGAGGATG GAACTTTGACATTGAGAAGGCGCAAGCCGGCAAAGTCACTGGCTCAGAGTTTTGA
- a CDS encoding Cullin-4B: MKETPGVHSATSDQQTDRKRKRPSRQAVAGAEDTSSQQTLKSLFSTQQKPNHSCSPSSPSKKRLKADSTVPPLTPPGALARSEMYSFTSRSPVANGSTVVDLTNGSSPIAPRRMNKPGLNPHTGAKKLVVKNLKTNTSWDSKAYLEKIWRSLDEALTIIFKDGQSGFSKEDLYRGVQNVCNQGGASTLFSRLEGRCRSHVERDMRDPLLEKTGSDNVTILKAVIAEWAKWTQQMTTVRAIFFFMDRSYLLQSSKPTLEQFAPQPFRQAVFSNEGLKSKIVDGACDLVAADRTQTQALDQDLFQQTVDMLHALGTYTSSFESRFLGLSQQYIDEWSNTMIGEKSIPQYIALSEDLIAKEMKRCEDFQMDSSTRRDLLTLLEDHLVEQKETDLTEYEALKSLLDNNAMSDLTALYSLLDRRRLGGKLRPAFEKWVGEEGTSIVFGPEEDMVVRLLSLKRRLDLIWRTSFKRDEGLGHGLRESFETFINKTKKGEATWGTDNTKVGEMIAKYVDQLLRGGAKAIPEVLTARRSSSITAPPGQADAEDDNEDGDVDEDAEVNIQLDQVLDLFRFVHGKAVFEAFYKKDLARRLLMARSASADAERSMLTRLKTECGSGFTQNLEQMFKDVELAREEMQSYKQRLEDRVGYEKGKNVDLSVNILSAAAWPTYPDIPVNVPVNIKRAIDDFELHYKSKHTGRKLDWKHALAHCQMKATFSKGSKELVVSSFQAIVLLLFNGLGENDQLQYSHILAETGLPEPEVKRTLQSLACAKLRPLTKHPKGKDVNDTDTFSINPNFEHPKYRVKINQVQLKETKQENKETHMRVAEDRNFECQAAIVRILKGRKTISHQELVSEVIKATMSRGVLAVADIKKNIDRLIEKDYMEREEGNMYSYIA; the protein is encoded by the exons ATGAAGGAAACCCCTGGCGTCCATAGTGCGACGTCCGACCAGCAAACCGACCGCAAACGCAAGCGACCCAGCCGACAAGCTGTAGCTGGAGCAGAGGATACATCGAGCCAGCAGACTCTTAAGTCCTTGTTCTCGACCCAGCAGAAGCCGAATCACAGCTGCTCACCCAGTTCGCCCAGCAAGAAGCGACTCAAAGCAGATAGCACTGTCCCTCCCTTGACTCCACCTGGTGCCCTGGCTCGTAGCGAGATGTATTCCTTCACCTCCCGATCGCCCGTGGCAAACGGGTCCACTGTGGTAGACCTCACCAATGGCTCTTCTCCGATTGCACCCAGACGTATGAACAAGCCAGGCCTCAATCCGCATACTGGGGCCAAGAAGCTGGTAGTCAAGAACTTAAAGACAAACACAAGCTGGGACAGCAAGGCATACTTGGAGAAGATCTGGCGATCGCTTGACGAAGCTTTGACCATCATCTTCAAGGATGGGCAAAGCGGCTTCAGCAAAGAAGACTTGTACCGTGGCGTGCAGAATGTCTGCAACCAAGGTGGAGCGTCGACACTCTTCTCGCGGCTGGAGGGCAGATGTCGGAGTCATGTTGAAAGAGATATGCGAGATCCGTTACTCGAGAAGACAGGATCGGACAACGTTACCATACTGAAGGCCGTAATCGCAGAGTGGGCAAAGTGGACACAACAAATGACCACGGTTCGGGCGATATTCTTCTTCATGGACAGGTCATATCTTCTCCAGTCGAGTAAGCCGACTCTGGAACAATTTGCGCCTCAGCCGTTCCGACAGGCCGTCTTCAGTAATGAAGGCCTCAAATCGAAAATCGTTGATGGCGCCTGCGATCTCGTTGCGGCTGACCGAACGCAGACTCAGGCGCTAGACCAAGACCTCTTCCAGCAGACAGTGGATATGCTCCATGCCCTTGGAACATACACATCGTCGTTCGAGTCGAGATTCTTGGGGCTAAGTCAGCAGTACATCGATGAGTGGTCGAACACCATGATTGGCGAGAAGAGCATCCCGCAGTATATTGCTCTGTCAGAAGACCTGATTGCCAAGGAAATGAAACGATGCGAAGACTTCCAGATGGATAGCAGCACGAGGCGGGATCTGCTGACCCTACTGGAAGATCATCTTGTTGAGCAAAAAGAGACCGACCTGACAGAGTACGAGGCTTTAAAGTCACTGCTCGACAACAACGCCATGTCAGATCTTACAGCATTATACTCGCTGCTTGACCGAAGGCGACTCGGCGGAAAGCTACGTCCTGCGTTCGAAAAGTGGGTTGGCGAAGAAGGAACCAGTATCGTGTTTGGGCCTGAAGAAGACATGGTTGTTCGGCTGCTGTCACTGAAACGCAGGCTCGATCTGATATGGCGGACGTCCTTCAAGCGCGACGAAGGCCTGGGTCATGGTCTCAGAGAGAGTTTCGAGACTTTCATTAACAAGACGAAGAAGGGCGAAGCCACTTGGGGAACAGACAACACGAAGGTGGGCGAGATGATTGCGAAATATGTTGACCAACTACTACGAGGTGGCGCGAAGGCAATACCCGAAGTGCTCACAGCTCGAAGATCGTCGAGCATCACTGCGCCTCCAGGTCAAGCTGATGCAGAGGACGACAACGAGGATGGGGACGTGGACGAAGACGCCGAAGTAAACATACAACTCGATCAAGTCCTGGATCTTTTCCGGTTCGTGCATGGGAAGGCTGTTTTCGAAGCATTCTACAAGAAGGATCTTGCACGAAGATTACTCATGGCAAGAAGTGCTTCTGCGGATGCTGAGCGTAGTATGCTTACCCGTCTCAAGACTGAATGTGGCAGCGGCTTCACGCAAAACCTCGAGCAGATGTTCAAGGATGTTGAGCTTGCTAGAGAGGAGATGCAGTCCTACAAGCAACGTCTCGAGGACCGAGTCGGGTACGAGAAGGGCAAGAACGTCGATTTGAGTGTCAACATCCTGTCAGCGGCAGCATGGCCTACATATCCTGACATCCCGGTCAATGTACCGGTCAACATCAAGCGCGCCATTGATGACTTCGAACTACATTACAAGAGTAAACACACTGGCCGCAAGCTTGATTGGAAGCATGCGCTGGCGCATTGCCAGATGAAGGCCACGTTCAGCAAGGGTAGCAAGGAGCTCGTCGTGTCCAGCTTCCAGGCTATCGTCCTGCTGCTATTCAACGGTCTCGGCGAGAACGATCAACTCCAGTATTCACACATCTTGGCCGAGACTGGTTTGC CCGAACCCGAAGTCAAACGCACTCTCCAATCCCTTGCCTGCGCCAAGCTTCGTCCTCTGACCAAGCACCCCAAAGGCAAAGACGTCAACGATACAGACACATTCTCCATAAACCCCAACTTCGAGCACCCCAAATACCGCGTCAAGATCAACCAAGTACAGCTCAAGGAGACCAAACAAGAGAACAAGGAAACACACATGCGAGTTGCAGAGGACCGCAACTTCGAGTGCCAGGCCGCAATCGTGCGGATCCTCAAGGGCCGCAAGACGATATCGCACCAGGAGCTTGTATCGGAAGTCATCAAAGCCACGATGAGTAGGGGTGTCTTGGCAGTTGCAGATATCAAGAAGAATATTGATCGGCTGATTGAGAAAGACTATATGGAGCGGGAGGAAGGGAATATGTACTCCTACATCGCGTAG
- a CDS encoding 60S ribosomal protein L17 has product MVRYAAESIDNAKSARARGSYLRVSFKNTRETAQAINGWKLQRALTYLQNVQTKDEAIPMRRYAGSTGRTAQGKQFGVSKARWPVKSAEFLANLLKNAEANADTKGLDTSNLIVKHIQVNQAPKQRRRTYRAHGRINPYMSNPCHIELILTEGEEVVQKSPETLARKSAHLSSRQRGVRTRKAITAAPAS; this is encoded by the exons ATGGTCCGCTACGCCGCTGAGAGCATTGACAACGCCAAGAGCGCTCGCG CTCGCGGCTCCTACCTCCGTGTCTCCTTCAAGAACACCCGCGAAACCGCCCAGGCCATCAACGGCTGGAAGCTCCAGCGCGCCCTCACCTACCTCCAGAATGTGCAGACCAAGGACGAGGCGATCCCAATGAGGAGATATGCTGGGAGCACTGGCCGTACCGCTCAAG GCAAGCAGTTCGGTGTCTCCAAGGCCCGCTGGCCAGTCAAGTCTGCAGAGTTCCTCGCGAACCTGCTCAAGAACGCCGAGGCCAACGCCGACACCAAGGGTCTGGACACCAGCAACTTGATTGTCAAGCACATTCAGGTCAACCAGGCACCAAAGCAGCGCCGCCGCACATACCGTGCTCACGGTCGT ATCAATCCATACATGTCCAACCCATGCCACATCGAGCTTATTCTCACCGAGGGCGAGGAGGTCGTCCAGAAGTCCCCAGAGACTCTCGCTCGCAAGTCCGCACACTTGAGCTCCCGCCAGCGTGGTGTACGCACCCGCAAGGCCATCACCGCTGCTCCAGCCTCGTAG